In Zea mays cultivar B73 chromosome 7, Zm-B73-REFERENCE-NAM-5.0, whole genome shotgun sequence, the following proteins share a genomic window:
- the LOC100282156 gene encoding uncharacterized protein LOC100282156, whose amino-acid sequence MVNLVHVAKKQLVQRLAKMAGLRQRAVDVDDAGTVISIWVPKDKLPAGPTAEEMETERRKKETKRNGGRLSVVLLHGFAGDGILTWVLQVVALARHYDVYVPDLLFFGGSVSPAGADQTPGFQAECVASALRRLGVERCVAVGFSYGGFVAFKMAEADPALVVSVVATGSLVYMTRSTSEAMLRRLGAASFAEFLLPNDVAGLKSLFAAGTYRKWWLPDRVLSDYMKLMIFNRKERTQLLEGLVVSDEDAAVVVRSYRQLLYASRLYSCKEATAARLPSEAHGERTRPARLSACSGTYTEEILLLWGDNDSIFNMELARSLKEQLGEKATLRSIAKAGHLVMLERPRVFNGCLREFLLRQSR is encoded by the exons ATGGTGAACCTCGTACACGTAGCCAAGAAACAGCTGGTGCAGCGCCTGGCGAAGATGGCCGGACTGCGGCAGCGCGCCGTCGACGTCGATGATGCCGGCACAGTCATCAGTATCTGGGTACCCAAGGACAAGCTACCGGCTGGCCCCACCGCTGAGGAGATGGAgacggagaggaggaagaaggagacGAAGCGGAACGGCGGCAGGCTCTCCGTCGTGCTCCTGCACGGCTTCGCTGGTGATGGGATTCTGACGTGGGTGCTTCAG GTTGTCGCACTGGCGAGACACTACGACGTGTACGTGCCGGACCTGCTCTTCTTCGGTGGCTCGGTGTCGCCGGCGGGCGCGGACCAGACTCCGGGTTTCCAGGCGGAGTGCGTGGCGTCCGCGCTGCGGAGGCTAGGGGTGGAGCGGTGCGTGGCGGTCGGGTTCAGCTACGGCGGCTTCGTGGCGTTCAAGATGGCCGAGGCGGACCCGGCTCTGGTCGTGTCCGTCGTCGCCACGGGGTCGCTGGTCTACATGACCCGCTCCACCAGCGAGGCCATGCTGCGGAGGCTCGGCGCGGCGTCGTTCGCCGAGTTCCTCCTGCCCAACGATGTCGCCGGGCTCAAGTCGCTCTTCGCCGCTGGCACCTATAGGAAATGGTGGCTGCCTGATCGCGTCCTCAGTGACTATATGAAGCTG ATGATCTTTAACCGCAAGGAAAGGACGCAGCTGCTGGAAGGCTTGGTGGTCAGCGATGAAGACGCAGCTGTTGTCGTCCGTTCTTATCGGCAG CTTCTCTATGCATCCCGGCTCTACTCATGCAAAGAAGCGACCGCAGCCAGGCTTCCGAGCGAAGCTCACGGCGAGCGTACGCGCCCAGCCAGGCTCAGCGCATGCAGCGGCACGTATACCGAG GAGATACTCTTGCTCTGGGGCGACAACGACAGCATCTTCAACATGGAGCTTGCGAGAAGCCTCAAAGA GCAGCTCGGCGAGAAGGCGACGCTGCGAAGCATAGCAAAGGCGGGCCACTTGGTGATGCTGGAGCGGCCGCGCGTCTTCAACGGCTGTCTCAGAGAGTTCCTGTTGCGGCAGTCACGCTGA
- the LOC100282156 gene encoding uncharacterized protein isoform X1, with product MVNLVHVAKKQLVQRLAKMAGLRQRAVDVDDAGTVISIWVPKDKLPAGPTAEEMETERRKKETKRNGGRLSVVLLHGFAGDGILTWVLQVVALARHYDVYVPDLLFFGGSVSPAGADQTPGFQAECVASALRRLGVERCVAVGFSYGGFVAFKMAEADPALVVSVVATGSLVYMTRSTSEAMLRRLGAASFAEFLLPNDVAGLKSLFAAGTYRKWWLPDRVLSDYMKLMIFNRKERTQLLEGLVVSDEDAAVVVRSYRQPGFRAKLTASVRAQPGSAHAAARIPRRYSCSGATTTASSTWSLREASKSSSARRRRCEA from the exons ATGGTGAACCTCGTACACGTAGCCAAGAAACAGCTGGTGCAGCGCCTGGCGAAGATGGCCGGACTGCGGCAGCGCGCCGTCGACGTCGATGATGCCGGCACAGTCATCAGTATCTGGGTACCCAAGGACAAGCTACCGGCTGGCCCCACCGCTGAGGAGATGGAgacggagaggaggaagaaggagacGAAGCGGAACGGCGGCAGGCTCTCCGTCGTGCTCCTGCACGGCTTCGCTGGTGATGGGATTCTGACGTGGGTGCTTCAG GTTGTCGCACTGGCGAGACACTACGACGTGTACGTGCCGGACCTGCTCTTCTTCGGTGGCTCGGTGTCGCCGGCGGGCGCGGACCAGACTCCGGGTTTCCAGGCGGAGTGCGTGGCGTCCGCGCTGCGGAGGCTAGGGGTGGAGCGGTGCGTGGCGGTCGGGTTCAGCTACGGCGGCTTCGTGGCGTTCAAGATGGCCGAGGCGGACCCGGCTCTGGTCGTGTCCGTCGTCGCCACGGGGTCGCTGGTCTACATGACCCGCTCCACCAGCGAGGCCATGCTGCGGAGGCTCGGCGCGGCGTCGTTCGCCGAGTTCCTCCTGCCCAACGATGTCGCCGGGCTCAAGTCGCTCTTCGCCGCTGGCACCTATAGGAAATGGTGGCTGCCTGATCGCGTCCTCAGTGACTATATGAAGCTG ATGATCTTTAACCGCAAGGAAAGGACGCAGCTGCTGGAAGGCTTGGTGGTCAGCGATGAAGACGCAGCTGTTGTCGTCCGTTCTTATCGGCAG CCAGGCTTCCGAGCGAAGCTCACGGCGAGCGTACGCGCCCAGCCAGGCTCAGCGCATGCAGCGGCACGTATACCGAG GAGATACTCTTGCTCTGGGGCGACAACGACAGCATCTTCAACATGGAGCTTGCGAGAAGCCTCAAAGA GCAGCTCGGCGAGAAGGCGACGCTGCGAAGCATAG